A section of the Malus sylvestris chromosome 17, drMalSylv7.2, whole genome shotgun sequence genome encodes:
- the LOC126610651 gene encoding protein transport protein SEC13 homolog B: MPAQKIETGHQDTVHDVAMDYYGKRLATASSDATIKIIGVGNASQHLATLSAHRGPVWEVAWAHPKFGSILASCSYDGQVIIWKEGNPNEWQQAHVFNDHKSSVNSIAWAPHELGLSLACGSSDGNISVFTARADGGWDTTKIEQAHPVGVTSVSWAPSMAPGALVGSGLLDPVHKLASGGCDNTVKVWKLYNGIWKMDCFPALQMHSDWVRDVAWAPNLGLPKSTIASASQDGTVVIWTVAKEGEQWEGKVLKDFKTPVWRVSWSLTGNLLAVADGNNNVTLWKESVDGEWQQVSTVEP; the protein is encoded by the coding sequence ATGCCTGCCCAGAAGATCGAAACGGGTCACCAGGACACTGTCCACGATGTAGCCATGGATTACTATGGAAAGCGTCTAGCAACAGCTTCGTCTGATGCCACCATTAAGATAATTGGTGTCGGAAACGCTTCACAGCACCTTGCTACATTGTCAGCTCATAGAGGCCCTGTTTGGGAGGTAGCTTGGGCGCATCCCAAGTTTGGGTCGATTCTTGCTTCTTGTTCATATGATGGGCAGGTGATCATTTGGAAGGAGGGAAATCCCAATGAGTGGCAACAGGCTCATGTTTTTAACGACCACAAGTCATCGGTAAATTCCATTGCTTGGGCACCTCATGAACTTGGTCTGAGCTTAGCTTGCGGTTCTTCTGATGGGAATATTTCGGTTTTCACTGCCAGGGCCGATGGTGGTTGGGACACCACTAAGATAGAGCAAGCCCACCCTGTTGGAGTAACCTCAGTTTCATGGGCGCCATCGATGGCTCCTGGTGCTCTAGTTGGATCTGGTCTGCTTGATCCAGTTCATAAGCTGGCATCCGGTGGGTGTGATAATACTGTGAAGGTGTGGAAGCTGTACAATGGGATCTGGAAGATGGACTGCTTCCCTGCCCTTCAAATGCACAGCGATTGGGTGAGAGATGTAGCATGGGCACCCAACTTGGGACTTCCAAAGTCCACAATCGCAAGTGCTTCACAGGACGGAACAGTGGTGATTTGGACTGTGGCCAAGGAAGGTGAGCAATGGGAGGGGAaggttttaaaggattttaagaCCCCGGTCTGGAGGGTGTCATGGTCTCTAACCGGAAACTTGCTGGCTGTGGCTGATGGAAATAACAATGTAACATTGTGGAAAGAATCTGTCGACGGTGAGTGGCAACAAGTAAGCACAGTTGAGCCATAG